The genomic segment GAAAAAATTGGCCGGGTACAGCTCAACCAAGAGGCGGAGATAAGGGTACCCGCCTTCCCGGATAAAGTTTTTAAGGGCAAGGTGGTGTGGATAAATGATGCCGGCGATTTTGCAGTGCGCCGGGCAGTAAGTGAACAGCACCAGCGGGATTTGCGCAGCTTTGAGGTAAGAATTGACATCCCCAATGAAGATTTGCTGCTCAAGGTGGGCATGACCGCCACAGTTAAACTGGTGGAGGGGGAAAAATAATGCAGCCTATAGTTAAGGTCAGTGAGCTGGTACAAAGGATAGGTAAAAAAACAGTGTTAAGGGGGGCCTCTTTCTCTGTCCTTCCCGGTGAATGTTTCGGTGTTTTTGGCACCAGGGCCACCGGTAAATCCACCCTGCTGCACATAGTGGCCGGATTGGACCGGTTTAAATCCGGCCAGGTGGAGGTGTTGGGGCAGCAGGTGAACAAGGGCGACGCCTATAAAAAAGAGCTGGGCCTGGTCACCCAGGAGCGCAGTTTATTTCAAGACCTGCGGGCCGGCGAAAACCTGGATTATATCTCGGTTTTAAAGGATGCCCCCAGGGACAATATTTTACACTTGGTTAAGCAATTAGAGTTAGAGCAGTACCTAAACCTGCCGGTGAACAGCCTGGAGGCAGGGGTTTACCAACGGCTGGCCCTGGCCTGCGCCCTGCTCAACTCGCCAAAATTATTAATTGTTGACGAGTTAATTAACGACATCGATGTGTACTCCCGCAGGATAATTATCAAAGAGTTAAGCTCCTTTTTAAGGGCCGGCGGCACCTGCCTGTGGGGTTTCAGCAGCCCAGAATACTTCAGTCAAATGAGCCGGGTGGGCTGGCTGGAGCAAGGAATAATCACCCTTTATAGCCCGGCCGAGGCCGAACAAAAGTGGCGGGAGCAGGTGCAGTCAATTTATTCAATCCGTGGTGAAGACAATGCTTAAACAAACGCTGGCCATCATGCACCGGGAAATTTTTTATATGTGGCGGGATAAGGGGCTGCGCTACATCCTCTTAATCATCCCCCTGCTGACCCTGGCCCTCTTTTACGCCACCTACCACCTGCAGGTCATGAAAAACATTCCCACCGCCATTGTGGATTTGGATCAGTCCGCCGCCAGCCGGCAAATTGTATCCATGCTGGAAGAGGTGGATAACTTGCAAGTGGTGGCCTACCCCGAAAGCTACCCCCAGTTACAGCAGTTAATTGAGCGGGGCGATGCCGTTGTGGGGGTAGTGATACCGGAAAACTTGGCCGCCCATACGGCCTTAAGGCGGCAAGGCCAGGTATATGCAGTGGTGGACGGCAGCAATCTGGTTTACGCCACCAACGCCGTCAGTGACCTTTTGCGAACCACCCGCACCATGGGGGCAGAGTTGGGGGTAAAATCGCTGGTGGCCCAGGGTGTGCACATTGACGAAGCCAGCAATGTTT from the Desulfofalx alkaliphila DSM 12257 genome contains:
- a CDS encoding ATP-binding cassette domain-containing protein → MQPIVKVSELVQRIGKKTVLRGASFSVLPGECFGVFGTRATGKSTLLHIVAGLDRFKSGQVEVLGQQVNKGDAYKKELGLVTQERSLFQDLRAGENLDYISVLKDAPRDNILHLVKQLELEQYLNLPVNSLEAGVYQRLALACALLNSPKLLIVDELINDIDVYSRRIIIKELSSFLRAGGTCLWGFSSPEYFSQMSRVGWLEQGIITLYSPAEAEQKWREQVQSIYSIRGEDNA